The proteins below are encoded in one region of Saccopteryx leptura isolate mSacLep1 chromosome 1, mSacLep1_pri_phased_curated, whole genome shotgun sequence:
- the FGA gene encoding fibrinogen alpha chain: MRWAPGGVEAILLSCGWSAPPEPGPPSEKMCTMKIFCLVLGLAGTVWTAETEQGEFLAEGGGVRGPRVVEKQHSSCRETDWPFCSDDDWYQKCPSGCRMKGLVDEVNQDFTNRINKLRNSIFDYQRNNKDSNSLTRNIMELVRGDFANGNHNDNTFSQVSEDLRSRLEVLNRKVIEQVQHIQLLQKNVKAQLIDMKRLEVDIDIKIRSCRGSCNRAVAREIDLQDYEDQQKQLEQLIDRGLLPPKYRQHLPLLKISPATDFVPREFKSQLQTAAPEWKALMEMPQMKMVLEKSGTDGNPRGDSVSQGTGAAPENPRNPAPGSTGSWKPGSSGPGGAGTRDSGSSGPSGSGTWNHGSFGPGSFRPESSGHGNTRPTNPDWGIFDEDSESTSRGSKKEYHHTGKLVTSERGKELLISNEKVASGGPASSRHSCSKTITKTVVGADGRREVTKEVVKSEDGSDCGDMADLDSHHVLSGRGSLDDFRLRHPEEAAFFDSTDSLSSFLSSRFKEFEGKTHTVGSESDTFTDLGEASTHHVKGTSLDVRGARTTKKVHAKTRTVRDCDDVLQTHPSGAQSGLFNIKLPGSSKIFSVYCDQETGLGGWLLIQQRMDGSLNFNRTWQDYKRGFGSLNDKGEGEFWLGNEYLHLLTLRGSVLRVELEDWAGKLVYAEYDLRVGSEAEGYALQVSSYEGTAGDALVEGSVEEGTEYTSHAGMPFSTFDRDADRWEENCAEVYGGGWWYNNCQAANLNGIYYPGGFYDPRNNSPYEIENGVVWVPFRGADYSLRAVRMKIRPLVTH; the protein is encoded by the exons ATGAGATGGGCGCCAGGAGGGGTGGAGGCAATCCTTCTTTCCTGTGGCTGGAGTGCCCCTCCTGAGCCAGGCCCACCCTCAGAGAAGATGTGTACCATGAAGATCTTCTGCTTGGTCCTGGGCCTGGCAGGCACAGTTTGG ACTGCAGAGACCGAACAAGGTGAATTTTTAGCTGAAGGAGGAGGTGTACGTGGCCCCAGAGTGGTGGAAAAACAGCACTCTtcctgcagagagacagactggccCTTCTGTTCTGATGATGACTGG TACCAAAAATGTCCTTCTGGCTGCAGGATGAAAGGCTTGGTTGATGAAGTCAATCAAGATTTTACAAACAGAATAAATAAGCTCAGAAATTCAATATTTGATTATCAGAGGAACAATAAGGACTCTAATTCATTGACCAGGAATATAATGGAACTTGTGAGAGGGGATTTTGCCAACGGGAACC ATAATGATAATACATTCAGCCAGGTGTCGGAAGATCTAAGAAGCAGACTTGAGGTCTTGAATCGCAAAGTCATAGAACAAGTACAACATATCCAACTTCTGCAGAAAAATGTCAAGGCTCAGCTGATAGATATGAAGCGACTGGAG GTGGACATTGACATTAAGATCCGGTCTTGCCGAGGGTCATGCAATAGAGCTGTAGCACGTGAGATAGATCTACAGGACTATGAAGACCAACAGAAGCAACTTGAACAGCTCATTGACAGAGGCTTACTTCCTCCTAAATATAGGCAACACTTACCACTGTTAAAAATCAGCCCAGCTACAGACTTTGTTCCCAGAGAGTTCAAGAGTCAGCTTCAGACAGCCGCTCCCGAGTGGAAGGCGCTGATGGAAATGCCGCAGATGAAAATGGTGTTAGAGAAGTCTGGAACAGATGGGAATCCCCGTGGGGACTCTGTGTCTCAGGGGACAGGAGCAGCACCTGAAAACCCCAGGAACCCTGCACCTGGTAGTACCGGAAGTTGGAAACCTGGGAGCTCTGGACCTGGTGGTGCTGGCACTCGGGACTCTGGAAGTTCTGGACCTAGTGGTTCTGGCACTTGGAACCATGGAAGTTTTGGGCCTGGAAGTTTTAGGCCAGAGAGCTCAGGGCATGGGAACACCAGGCCTACCAACCCAGACTGGGGCATATTTGACGAGGATTCAGAAAGTACAAGTCGAGGGTCAAAGAAAGAGTACCACCACACAGGTAAACTGGTCACTTCTGAAAGAGGTAAAGAGCTTCTGATTAGTAATGAGAAGGTCGCCTCTGGTGGCCCAGCCTCCAGTCGTCACTCATGCTCTAAAACCATCACTAAGACTGTTGTAGGTGCGGACGGTCGCAGAGAGGTGACCAAAGAAGTGGTCAAGTCTGAAGACGGTTCTGACTGTGGGGACATGGCTGATTTAGACTCACACCACGTGTTGTCTGGCAGGGGTAGCCTAGACGATTTCCGTCTTAGGCACCCCGAGGAAGCTGCTTTCTTTGACTCAACTGACTCACTCTCAAGTTTCTTGTCATCTAGGTTCAAAGAGTTTGAGGGTAAGACCCACACTGTGGGCTCTGAATCTGACACTTTCACAGACTTAGGGGAGGCCAGCACTCACCACGTCAAAGGAACTTCTCTTGATGTCAGAGGAGCCCGTACCACCAAGAAAGTCCATGCTAAAACCCGCACTGTCCGAG actgtGATGATGTCCTCCAAACACATCCTTCAGGTGCCCAAAGTGGCCTTTTCAATATCAAGCTACCGGGATCCAGTAAGATTTTTTCAGTTTATTGCGATCAAGAGACTGGTTTGGGAGGATGGCTTTTGATCCAGCAAAGAATGGATGGATCACTGAATTTTAACCGGACGTGGCAAGACTACAAAAGAGGTTTCGGCAGCCTGAATGACAAGGGGGAAGGAGAATTCTGGCTAGGCAATGAATACCTCCATTTACTAACCCTGAGGGGCTCTGTCCTTCGGGTGGAATTAGAGGACTGGGCTGGGAAACTGGTGTATGCAGAATATGACTTGAGAGTAGGTTCTGAGGCAGAAGGTTATGCCCTGCAGGTATCGTCCTATGAGGGCACGGCGGGTGATGCTCTGGTTGAGGGTTCTGTGGAGGAGGGCACAGAGTACACTTCCCACGCTGGTATGCCATTCAGCACCTTTGACAGGGATGCAGACCGGTGGGAAGAGAACTGCGCGGAAGTGTACGGAGGGGGCTGGTGGTACAACAACTGCCAGGCTGCCAATCTCAATGGCATCTATTACCCTGGAGGCTTCTATGACCCCAGGAACAACAGTCCTTACGAGATTGAGAACGGAGTGGTCTGGGTCCCCTTCAGAGGAGCGGATTATTCCCTCAGGGCTGTCCGCATGAAAATCAGGCCCCTCGTGACCCATTAA